From a region of the Hemibagrus wyckioides isolate EC202008001 linkage group LG14, SWU_Hwy_1.0, whole genome shotgun sequence genome:
- the trappc11 gene encoding trafficking protein particle complex subunit 11: protein MSPTQWELPPELCCRPMAFVALTGLDVVYNAIHRAIWDAFCANRRADRVPISFKVLPGDHEYPKCRTKRTSYEWYIPKGILKTGWMNKHLNLVPALVVLFYELDWDDAQWKEKQSECATKVEIVRTSLQGRNTKVAVVLIQKKTPLPPGEDVVASERAAALCNACDLSAKSLFVLPHTDHLVGYIIRLENAFYEHAQTYYYNEIRRVKSHKEFLNKTTHQLLFVRHQFKTGFFSELKQDTQNALKYYKTAYSLIHELRAYETNMLEIKTLAGFINYKICRLCFQHNTPLDAIAQFRKHIDLCKKKIGSAELAFEHAAWMSKQFQSFGDLFDEAIKLGLTAIQTQNPGFYYQQAACYAQERKQQATQLCSHETSVSFPTPDPLETVSGALDFYGQRPWRQGHQSIDPPDAEKEKQGILALQLKEKDVLHSELIIALLSNAVAQFKKYKCPRMKSHLMVQMGEEYYNAKDYTKALKLLDYVMCDYRTERWWTLLTSILCTALKCSYLMGHIKDYITYSMELVGRASTLREDQKSRIEKNLIRVLMNEVPEPEPECDPGSVKAAQVLWSDRASLASNNEFTVEVQDYVPFIQCKAKFLSPSFHVDEPVQLHVYLRADCPHPVRFAKLCVSLSNQEYNQFCLVEEACRGKDILETSSQQNMCLVPGKARKYCFKFVAKTEDVGRKIEITHVDLMLGSESGRCVYLNWRGGGGDAASGHEALQASRSFKRRICVPEQQVDWDAVSIQASTMIISRVPRISVQLHHDPPALTNEMYCMTVTIQSDEDMVARDVSLTAGLKPGQDANLTQMTYVTLNSSETCDEAHPALLTDISIGELQPGQKIEKKLYIRCVSTGSRIFLFHVSYAMSTTVEGKDITCRCHKDEAVTIDTVVPFDVAFKFVSTKFEHLERVYVNVPFLLMADILSASPWPVNLVSSELQLASNMTAVDEPQSQVEGVVLQTGECASECFSLSCPPVRNGTSTVAAGHYLISWKRKSACAETPVVKTSMILPHVIVETIPLYVHADMPSFGRVRESLPVRYHIENRTGLVQDVDLSVEPSDAFMFSGLKQVRMRILPGAEQEMVYNFYPLMAGYQNLPVLNINLLRFPNISNQLLRRFLPTRIFIKPQGRNGDASIAAA from the exons ATGAGTCCGACACAGTGGGAGCTCCCTCCGGAGTTGTGCTGCAGGCCCATGGCCTTTGTGGCTCTGACAGGCCTTGACGTGGTCTACAACGCCATCCATCGCGCCATCTGGGACGCCTTCTGTGCCAACCGACGGGCAGACAGAGTTCCCATTTCCTTTAAAGTGCTGCCAGGAGACCATGAGTACCCGAAGTGCAGAACCAAG CGAACCTCCTACGAGTGGTACATCCCGAAAGGTATCCTGAAGACAGGTTGGATGAATAAGCACCTGAACCTCGTACCTGCACTGGTGGTGCTCTTCTACGAGCTGGACTGGGACGACGCTCAGTGGAAGGAGAAGCAGTCCGAGTGCGCCACTAAAGTAGAGATCGTCAG GACAAGTCTGCAAGGCAGAAACACTAAAGTTGCTGTTGTTTTAATTCAAAAGAAGACTCCTCTTCCCCCTG GCGAGGACGTAGTGGCATCGGAGAGAGCCGCTGCTCTGTGTAACGCCTGCGATCTCTCCGCAAAGTCCCTGTTTGTCCTCCCTCACACCGATCACCTGGTGGGCTACATCATCAG GTTGGAGAATGCGTTTTACGAGCACGCTCAGACCTACTACTATAACGAGATACGGAGAGTAAAGTCTCACAAAGAGTTCCTCAATAAAACTACTCATCAG cTGCTGTTTGTGAGGCACCAGTTTAAAACTGGTTTCTTCAGCGAGCTCAAACAGGACACGCAGAATGCTCTCAA ATACTACAAAACAGCCTACAGTCTCATCCACGAGCTTCGTGCCTATGAAACCAACATGCTGGAGATCAAGACTTTGGCTGGGTTTATCAATTATAAG ATCTGCAGGCTGTGTTTTCAGCACAACACCCCTCTGGATGCCATCGCGCAGTTCAGGAAACACATCGACCTGTGCAAGAAGAAGATCGGGAGCGCCGAGCTGGCCTTCGAACACGCCGCCTGGATGTCTAAGCA gttcCAATCATTCGGTGATCTTTTTGATGAGGCGATTAAACTCGGCCTGACGGCTATACAGACACAGAACCCTGGCTTTTACTACCAGCAGGCTGCATGTTACGCCCAGGAGCGCAAGCAGCAAGCCACCCAGCTCTGTAGCCATGAG ACCAGTGTGAGTTTTCCAACACCGGACCCTTTGGAGACAGTCTCCGGAGCTCTGGATTTTTATGGACAGAGACCCTGGAGACAGGGCCATCAGA GCATTGATCCACCTGATGCAGAGAAGGAAAAACAGGGCATCCTTGCTCTCCAGCTGAAGGAGAAAGATGTCCTGCATTCG GAGCTGATCATCGCATTGCTCAGTAATGCCGTTGCACAATTTAAGAAGTACAAGTGCCCTCGTATGAAGAGCCATCTGA TGGTCCAGATGGGTGAGGAGTATTACAACGCCAAGGATTACACTAAAGCCCTAAA ACTGCTGGACTATGTGATGTGTGACTATCGTACTGAACGCTGGTGGACTCTGCTCACCTCCATACTGTGCACAGCGCTGAAGTGCTCATACCTGATGGGCCACATTAAAGACTACATCACCTACTCAATGGAGCTGGTGGGAAGAG CGTCCACACTGCGTGAGGATCAAAAGTCCAGGATTGAGAAGAACTTGATCAGAGTTCTCATG AACGAGGTTCCTGAGCCAGAGCCGGAGTGTGACCCAGGCTCTGTAAAAGCAGCTCAGGTGCTGTGGAGTGACCGCGCCTCACTGGCCAGCAATAATGAATTCACAGTCGAGGTGCAGGACTATGTGCCCTTCA TCCAGTGCAAGGCCAAGTTCCTGTCTCCCAGCTTTCACGTAGACGAGCCTGTCCAGCTGCATGTTTACTTGAGAGCTGACTGCCCCCATCCTGTCCGCTTTGCCAAGCTGTGCGTCAGCCTTAGCAACCAG GAGTATAACCAGTTCTGCCTGGTGGAAGAGGCATGCAGAGGCAAGGACATCTTAGAAACATCCTCACAGCAGAACATGTGCCTCGTTCCCGGCAAGGCCCGGAAGTACTGCTTCAAATTCGTGGCCAAGACTGAGGATGTTGGAAGAAAAATCGAG ATCACGCATGTGGACCTGATGCTGGGCAGTGAGAGCGGCCGCTGTGTGTATCTGAACTGGAGGGGAGGAGGCGGTGACGCTGCATCTGGCCACGAGGCATTGCAGGCATCCCGCTCTTTTAAGAGGAGAATCTGTGTCCCAGAGCAGCAGGTCGACTGGGACGCCGTCTCCATCCAGGCTAGCACCAT GATCATATCCCGAGTGCCCCGAATCTCTGTACAGCTTCATCACGATCCCCCAGCACTGACCAACGAGATGTACTGCATGACCGTCACCATCCAATCAGATGAAGACATGGTAGCCAGAGACGTCAGTCTCACTGCTGGCCTCAagccag GTCAGGATGCAAATCTCACACAAATGACCTACGTTACACTGAATAGTTCAGAAACGTGCGATGAAGCACATCCCGCCTTGCTCACTGATATTTCTATTGGAGAGCTGCAGCCAGGGCAAAAg ATTGAGAAGAAGCTGTACATTCGCTGTGTGAGCACTGGATCCCGAATCTTCCTGTTTCATGTGTCCTATGCGATGAGCACCACAGTGGAGGGTAAAGACATCACATGCAGGTGTCACAAG GATGAAGCTGTGACCATAGACACAGTCGTTCCATTTGACGTGGCTTTCAAGTTTGTGTCCACTAAG TTCGAGCACCTCGAGCGAGTGTATGTGAACGTGCCCTTCCTGCTGATGGCCGACATTTTGAGCGCATCACCGTGGCCTGTGAATTTAGTTAGCAGTGAACTGCAGCTggcttccaacatgaccgccgTCGACGAGCCCCAGAGCCAGGTGGAAGGAG TGGTGCTGCAGACAGGCGAGTGTGCAAGCGAGTGCTTCAGTCTCAGCTGTCCTCCTGTTCGGAACGGCACCAGCACCGTGGCAGCAGGACACTACCTCATCTCCTGGAAGAG GAAATCTGCTTGTGCTGAAACACCCGTTGTCAAAACAAGCATGATCCTGCCTCATGTAATCGTAGAGACTATTCCTCTGTATGTCCATGCTG ACATGCCTTCGTTCGGTCGTGTCCGTGAGTCTCTTCCTGTGCGCTACCACATTGAGAATCGGACCGGACTGGTGCAGGACGTGGATCTGTCCGTGGAGCCCAGCGACGCCTTCATGTTCTCGGGACTCAAACAG GTACGGATGAGAATTTTGCCAGGTGCGGAGCAGGAGATGGTGTACAATTTCTACCCTCTGATGGCTGGATATCAGAACCTGCCTGTGCTGAACATCAACCTGTTACGCTTCCCCAACATCTCCAACCAGCTGCTGCGCCGTTTCCTCCCCACCCGCATTTTCATCAAG CCTCAAGGAAGAAATGGTGACGCTTCTATTGCAGCTGCCTGA